A section of the Clostridium felsineum DSM 794 genome encodes:
- a CDS encoding flagellar assembly protein FliH: MQLSSNIINNNRVLDEKKKHVITVADIKPFIAEKVSSEDSEIESYSSIGDAIIKKARYEAECIKNKALEESREFYKKAYDEGLEDGKKRGYEDAYNETVVKGKNEIENLKSLAEQNVANMVRSAKFEVEEYFKDMERKIKSLSIEIASHIMKERAKDVDGIDNMIYEALDICKKSKSIIIKCSSNHAKGVKESLDNWKSTLPYRGDFFVIEDGYVDEESAVIESDSGKVKVSIDDALEKIKEVVFKTE; the protein is encoded by the coding sequence ATGCAATTATCCTCTAATATTATAAATAACAATAGAGTACTTGATGAAAAGAAAAAACATGTGATTACAGTTGCTGATATTAAGCCTTTTATCGCAGAAAAAGTTTCTTCAGAAGATTCAGAAATAGAAAGTTATAGTTCTATTGGTGATGCTATCATAAAGAAGGCTAGATATGAAGCTGAGTGTATTAAAAATAAGGCACTTGAAGAATCAAGAGAATTTTACAAAAAAGCTTATGATGAAGGACTTGAAGATGGTAAAAAAAGAGGCTATGAAGATGCTTATAATGAAACTGTAGTTAAAGGAAAAAATGAAATAGAGAATCTGAAATCTCTTGCGGAACAAAATGTGGCCAATATGGTTAGAAGTGCTAAATTTGAGGTGGAAGAATATTTTAAAGATATGGAAAGAAAAATAAAAAGTCTTTCTATTGAAATTGCTAGTCACATAATGAAGGAAAGAGCTAAAGATGTGGATGGCATAGATAATATGATATATGAAGCCTTAGATATATGTAAAAAAAGTAAGTCTATAATAATTAAATGCAGCAGTAATCATGCTAAAGGTGTTAAAGAGTCTCTTGATAACTGGAAAAGTACTCTTCCATATAGAGGAGATTTCTTTGTAATTGAAGATGGATATGTAGATGAAGAATCAGCTGTTATAGAAAGTGACAGTGGAAAAGTTAAAGTTAGTATTGATGATGCTCTTGAAAAAATAAAAGAAGTTGTATTTAAAACTGAATAA
- a CDS encoding TIGR02530 family flagellar biosynthesis protein: MGYRVVNGKLFQTQDIADYYINNTSAMRKLNNPSNDFENILNNRIKNQNEFTISNHAAERLKSRNIDFSESDMKKINEGINKAHDKGAKDCLIFYKDVALVASIKNRTIVTAVDKSSSKGNVFTNIDSVVLL; the protein is encoded by the coding sequence ATGGGTTATAGAGTTGTAAATGGTAAGTTATTTCAAACTCAAGATATAGCTGATTATTATATTAATAATACTTCTGCTATGAGAAAATTAAATAATCCTTCGAATGATTTTGAAAATATTCTAAACAATAGAATTAAAAATCAGAATGAGTTTACTATTTCAAATCATGCAGCTGAAAGATTAAAATCTCGAAATATTGATTTTAGTGAAAGCGATATGAAAAAAATAAATGAAGGAATTAATAAAGCTCACGATAAAGGAGCAAAGGACTGTTTGATTTTTTACAAAGATGTGGCATTAGTTGCCAGTATAAAAAATAGAACTATAGTTACTGCTGTAGATAAAAGCAGCAGCAAAGGGAATGTATTTACTAATATAGATAGTGTGGTTTTATTATAG
- the fliG gene encoding flagellar motor switch protein FliG, whose amino-acid sequence MAKDQTLTGVQKAAILFITLGPEASASIIKKLPEREIQRITYEIANISSVKNQYKQEVLTEFIEMNKAKDYILEGGVDYARELLSKALGNQRAREILEKVAEETEQYRPFAIARKADAHQLLNVIMNEHPQTISLILCYLQADKAAQILSSLPEEVQNDVAYRIANMSNTSPMVIKEIEKVLNTKLSSVVRSDLTVIGGVTTLVDILNQVDRTTEKNITEGLEKENPELAEKVKESMFVFEDIITLDDAAIQRVLREVDNKDLGMALKGCSEEVAEAIYRNQSKRASAALKEDIEFLGPVRLVDVEKSQQKIVSVIRRLDDAGEIVISRGGEDAIIL is encoded by the coding sequence ATGGCTAAAGATCAAACACTAACAGGAGTTCAAAAGGCGGCCATACTATTTATTACTCTTGGTCCAGAAGCTTCAGCTAGTATAATAAAAAAATTACCAGAAAGAGAAATTCAAAGAATAACTTATGAAATAGCAAATATTTCTTCTGTTAAAAATCAATATAAGCAAGAAGTTCTTACAGAATTTATAGAAATGAATAAAGCTAAGGACTATATCCTAGAGGGTGGAGTAGATTATGCAAGAGAACTTCTTTCTAAAGCTTTGGGTAATCAAAGAGCAAGGGAAATACTAGAAAAGGTTGCGGAAGAAACTGAACAATATAGACCATTTGCAATTGCTAGAAAGGCAGATGCTCATCAACTTTTAAATGTTATAATGAATGAGCATCCTCAAACAATTTCTCTAATATTATGTTATCTTCAAGCTGATAAAGCTGCACAGATTTTGTCTTCTCTTCCAGAAGAAGTTCAAAACGATGTAGCATATAGGATTGCAAATATGAGTAATACTTCTCCTATGGTTATAAAGGAAATAGAAAAAGTTCTTAATACTAAATTATCCTCGGTTGTAAGATCAGATCTTACTGTTATTGGAGGAGTTACTACACTTGTTGATATATTAAATCAAGTTGATAGAACAACAGAAAAGAATATTACAGAGGGCTTGGAAAAGGAAAATCCAGAACTTGCAGAGAAAGTCAAAGAATCTATGTTTGTATTCGAAGATATTATTACGCTTGACGATGCAGCAATTCAAAGAGTTCTTAGAGAAGTTGATAACAAGGATCTTGGAATGGCACTTAAAGGCTGTTCAGAAGAGGTTGCAGAGGCTATTTATAGAAATCAATCTAAGAGGGCTTCAGCAGCACTTAAAGAAGATATAGAATTCTTAGGACCTGTAAGACTTGTAGATGTTGAAAAGTCACAACAGAAGATAGTTTCTGTTATAAGAAGACTTGACGATGCTGGTGAAATTGTAATTTCAAGAGGTGGAGAAGATGCAATTATCCTCTAA
- the fliI gene encoding flagellar protein export ATPase FliI: MIDINFDKVIEEVRECKTEYVEGIVNKVVGLTIEVDGIKAFVGEVCTIYNERNRPIQCEVVGFNEGHVILMPLGELEGISPGCRVVQTGIPLSVKCSENLLGKVLDGLGMPLRGEEIEGGVLYALDREPPDPLKRRRIKNSIETGVRAIDGFLTCGEGQRVGIFAGSGVGKSTTLGMIAREAKADINVIALIGERGREVLDFIEKDLGEEGMKRSVIVCATSDKPALVRLKGAFTATAIAEYFRDKGKKVILMMDSVTRFAMAQREVGLATGEPPATKGYTPSVFAKLPRLMERSGMAEKGSITAFYTVLVDGDDFNEPIADAVRSILDGHIVLSRSLAAQNHYPAIDVLSSVSRLMSEIADNDHKKAAGLARDLLAEYKKNEDLINIGAYVKGTNNKVDAAINYNDRIISYLKQGIEEKSSFDESINSLKGMFNITQ; this comes from the coding sequence ATGATAGATATTAATTTCGATAAAGTCATAGAAGAAGTAAGAGAGTGTAAGACTGAATATGTAGAAGGAATTGTAAATAAGGTTGTGGGTCTTACAATTGAAGTTGATGGAATAAAAGCTTTTGTTGGTGAAGTTTGTACAATATATAATGAAAGAAATAGACCCATACAATGTGAGGTTGTAGGCTTCAATGAAGGACATGTAATATTAATGCCGCTTGGTGAACTTGAAGGAATATCTCCTGGATGTAGAGTTGTTCAAACAGGAATTCCACTTTCAGTTAAATGCTCAGAAAATCTTTTAGGCAAAGTTTTAGATGGTTTAGGTATGCCTTTACGAGGAGAAGAAATAGAAGGTGGAGTACTTTATGCACTTGACAGAGAACCTCCAGATCCTCTCAAAAGACGTAGAATTAAAAATTCAATTGAAACAGGGGTAAGGGCAATAGATGGCTTTTTAACCTGTGGAGAAGGACAAAGGGTTGGAATATTTGCAGGTAGTGGTGTTGGTAAAAGTACGACTTTGGGTATGATTGCAAGAGAAGCAAAGGCTGATATAAATGTAATAGCACTTATAGGAGAAAGAGGAAGAGAAGTACTTGATTTTATAGAAAAAGATCTTGGAGAAGAAGGAATGAAAAGATCAGTAATAGTATGTGCTACATCAGATAAGCCAGCTCTTGTAAGACTTAAGGGAGCCTTTACAGCCACAGCAATTGCTGAATATTTCAGAGATAAGGGTAAAAAAGTAATATTAATGATGGATTCTGTTACAAGATTTGCTATGGCGCAAAGAGAAGTAGGACTGGCTACTGGAGAACCTCCTGCAACAAAGGGATATACACCTTCTGTTTTTGCCAAGTTACCAAGATTAATGGAACGTTCAGGTATGGCTGAAAAAGGTTCCATAACAGCATTTTATACTGTTCTTGTTGATGGGGATGATTTTAATGAACCTATAGCAGATGCTGTAAGAAGTATACTTGATGGACATATTGTTCTTTCAAGAAGTCTAGCTGCACAAAACCATTATCCTGCAATAGATGTTTTAAGTAGTGTTAGTAGACTTATGTCAGAAATTGCAGATAATGACCACAAAAAGGCAGCAGGACTTGCTAGAGATCTTCTTGCAGAATATAAGAAAAATGAAGATCTTATAAATATAGGAGCATATGTAAAAGGCACTAATAATAAAGTTGATGCAGCAATAAATTATAATGATAGAATAATTAGTTATTTAAAACAAGGTATAGAAGAAAAATCATCTTTTGATGAAAGTATAAATTCACTAAAAGGTATGTTTAATATAACACAGTAA
- a CDS encoding flagellar hook-length control protein FliK, translating into MVMVNVKGIGISEKDSYEFKSNNSNNSKNTSFEDVLKVKSSQNDAVNKYKQDDSDSETKSKIDKYSDKESNDSKNVEADKSKTTSNKDTNVSKKINKDESTEDDKTVKLKHDLEDLLNDVKGDNGTLALIKQMLQMVDQGNGEVSDDKFKSAMKMLGISDEVQEKIMKVVHDVKEMVKNNPGLDFIKTLQDTVGAALSSDSSDQKKLVSDIVDVLKKKLRNDGTTENNLVNSNKVNVEDNESSNEGISNILMNSTKNEGNTKTSENTENQTKSGDSKDFLKNLISKDDKSETQFSKVTAFMNQFNSTSGAAEVQGDSKVMTANKVTFVEDIIKSVKFMENNNIKELTVKINPKELGEVIIRVTSEAGVMKAELTTANKDAYNLLNANLKDMNSSLNNQDLKIQAFSLNVYNDDTTFFSGQGNDSKDSNKENQKNAKENSVMLDSEEDDTSNASEDGLIGRLNMLA; encoded by the coding sequence ATGGTTATGGTTAATGTTAAAGGTATTGGGATTTCAGAAAAGGATTCATACGAATTCAAATCAAATAATAGTAACAATTCAAAAAATACATCTTTTGAGGATGTTCTAAAGGTTAAATCTTCACAAAATGATGCAGTAAATAAATACAAACAAGATGATTCAGATTCTGAAACAAAGTCTAAAATTGATAAATATTCAGACAAGGAATCTAATGATAGTAAGAATGTAGAAGCTGATAAGTCTAAAACTACTTCAAATAAAGATACCAACGTATCTAAAAAGATTAATAAGGATGAAAGTACTGAGGACGATAAAACTGTTAAACTAAAACATGATTTAGAGGATTTATTAAATGATGTTAAAGGGGATAATGGTACTTTAGCGCTTATTAAACAAATGCTACAAATGGTAGACCAGGGAAATGGCGAAGTTAGTGATGATAAATTTAAGAGTGCCATGAAAATGCTTGGAATATCAGATGAAGTACAAGAGAAAATCATGAAGGTAGTTCATGATGTTAAGGAAATGGTAAAAAATAATCCTGGACTTGATTTTATAAAAACTCTTCAAGATACAGTAGGTGCAGCTTTAAGTTCAGACTCATCAGATCAGAAAAAATTAGTAAGTGATATAGTTGATGTATTAAAAAAGAAGTTAAGGAATGATGGTACTACTGAAAATAATTTGGTGAATTCTAATAAAGTAAATGTTGAAGATAATGAAAGTTCTAATGAAGGAATTAGTAATATTCTAATGAATTCAACTAAAAATGAAGGTAATACTAAAACTTCAGAGAATACTGAAAATCAAACTAAGAGTGGAGATTCAAAGGATTTTCTAAAAAATCTTATATCCAAAGATGATAAATCAGAAACTCAATTTTCAAAGGTTACTGCTTTTATGAATCAATTTAATAGTACTTCAGGGGCTGCAGAGGTTCAAGGAGATTCAAAGGTAATGACTGCAAATAAGGTTACTTTTGTAGAAGATATAATAAAATCAGTTAAGTTCATGGAAAACAACAACATCAAAGAATTAACTGTAAAAATTAATCCTAAGGAGCTCGGAGAAGTTATTATAAGAGTAACCTCTGAGGCAGGGGTTATGAAGGCAGAACTTACAACAGCTAATAAAGACGCTTATAATCTTTTAAATGCTAACCTGAAAGATATGAATAGTAGCTTAAATAATCAGGATTTAAAAATACAAGCTTTTTCCTTAAATGTATATAACGATGACACTACATTTTTCTCAGGGCAGGGAAATGACTCAAAGGATAGTAATAAAGAAAACCAAAAGAATGCTAAAGAAAATAGTGTAATGCTAGATTCTGAAGAAGATGATACATCAAATGCTTCGGAAGATGGTTTAATAGGTAGGTTAAATATGCTTGCATAG
- a CDS encoding flagellar FlbD family protein, with protein MIKLTGMNGKELILNEEKIEKIERVPETVITFINGNKYIVEEDVDEVINKIVEFKRKICNGTFK; from the coding sequence ATGATAAAACTTACTGGAATGAATGGAAAAGAATTGATACTTAATGAAGAAAAAATAGAAAAAATAGAAAGAGTACCAGAGACAGTTATAACGTTTATAAACGGAAATAAGTACATTGTTGAAGAAGATGTGGATGAGGTTATAAATAAAATTGTAGAATTTAAGAGAAAAATATGTAATGGAACCTTTAAATAA
- the fliJ gene encoding flagellar export protein FliJ, whose product MAGFDFRLQKLLDLRVQKEEESKVEFKKSQDVKLKIEKNLVNMTENYHEYSLKRLSGTVIEQKITQNYLNALNVLIDETNINLEKQKKVVEEKRNVLIKKQVERKTVEVLKDKQKLEFEKNENLKEQRVNDELALYSFIRNIERG is encoded by the coding sequence ATGGCTGGATTTGATTTTAGACTTCAAAAACTTTTGGATTTAAGAGTTCAAAAGGAAGAAGAGAGTAAAGTAGAGTTTAAAAAATCACAAGATGTGAAATTGAAAATTGAGAAAAACTTAGTCAATATGACTGAAAATTATCACGAATATTCCCTTAAGAGATTATCAGGAACAGTAATAGAACAAAAGATTACACAAAATTATTTAAATGCATTAAATGTTCTTATTGATGAGACTAATATTAATCTCGAAAAACAAAAAAAAGTGGTTGAAGAGAAGAGAAATGTTCTTATAAAAAAGCAGGTTGAAAGAAAAACTGTAGAAGTTTTAAAGGATAAACAAAAGCTAGAATTTGAGAAGAATGAGAATTTAAAAGAACAAAGAGTTAATGATGAACTAGCTTTATACAGTTTTATTAGGAACATTGAAAGGGGGTGA
- the fliO gene encoding flagellar biosynthetic protein FliO, with product MEIFFMLIKIIIFLPIVILLIYLSLKYGGSKLQNIQNGRFLKIIEKTPISKENSIIVAQMGEKAYVLSSTQGKIEILKELTENELLMLKENKNIPEYKNLNELIVKIQNKLKNKKEE from the coding sequence ATGGAAATTTTCTTTATGCTAATAAAAATAATAATATTTTTACCAATAGTTATACTCTTAATATATTTATCGTTGAAATACGGTGGAAGTAAACTTCAAAATATACAAAACGGTAGGTTCTTGAAGATAATTGAGAAGACGCCAATTTCAAAAGAAAATAGTATTATAGTAGCTCAAATGGGAGAAAAGGCTTATGTACTTTCTAGTACTCAGGGTAAGATCGAAATTCTTAAAGAACTTACAGAGAATGAGCTTTTAATGCTAAAGGAAAATAAAAACATTCCTGAATATAAAAATTTAAACGAACTTATTGTAAAGATTCAAAACAAACTCAAGAATAAAAAGGAAGAATAA
- the fliF gene encoding flagellar basal-body MS-ring/collar protein FliF: MKKLLEGLKNLRNKWSELSKRKKIVFVVIVAAVILSLVVFLMSTTKTKYAVLFSKLDSNDAATVISKLDSDKIQHKEDSATNTIYVPAADVDKLRLEYATNLKGGSTGFELFDNSSNKFGTTDAEFNVEYQRALQGELERTIKSFGEIEDARVHLVMAQDSAFVKDSTSATASVTVKMRAGKTLSKEQVKAIISLVSGSVKNLPKENVQVVDDKMTLLSKDLYNSNGKDTDDSGTDSAENRNKMETKVENDLEKKALDSLESIYGKGKVKVKINADLNFDAQETNSQTYYDNKGNPNDPKNPTIVSQHSQESSNSEPQNSASSPVDNNTNSNTITNNTGNSTSTSKDVTTNYDVSSETNKIVKSPGDVKRLTVSVIVDGKISGDTQSTLSNIVSNAVGFDQQRGDTISVEGLPFDNTAEAEAKKALKDMQDAQNAANKTKLYTEIGIAAGVLGLALIIFIIVMIRRRANREDEIDEDLDGTQNFEAVVGDDIKRTKTKFEPIDFEGEENEQSHIENEIKKYASTKPEQVVDIVKAWLTNEEGR, from the coding sequence ATGAAAAAACTATTGGAAGGTTTAAAAAACTTGCGGAATAAATGGAGCGAACTTAGTAAAAGGAAAAAAATAGTTTTTGTGGTAATTGTTGCAGCTGTTATATTGTCATTAGTAGTCTTTTTAATGTCTACAACTAAAACTAAATACGCAGTTTTATTCTCAAAATTAGATTCAAATGATGCAGCAACAGTTATTAGCAAACTTGATAGTGATAAAATACAGCATAAGGAAGATTCCGCCACTAATACTATTTATGTTCCAGCAGCAGATGTTGATAAACTTAGACTTGAATATGCTACTAATTTAAAAGGTGGAAGCACAGGCTTTGAACTTTTTGATAATAGTAGTAATAAATTCGGAACAACGGATGCTGAGTTCAATGTTGAATATCAAAGAGCTCTTCAAGGTGAGCTTGAAAGAACAATAAAAAGTTTTGGCGAGATTGAAGATGCTAGAGTTCATTTAGTTATGGCACAGGATTCTGCTTTTGTTAAAGATTCAACTTCAGCAACTGCGTCAGTAACTGTTAAAATGAGAGCTGGAAAGACTTTAAGTAAAGAACAAGTAAAAGCAATAATATCTTTAGTTTCCGGAAGTGTTAAAAATTTACCTAAAGAAAATGTACAAGTAGTTGATGATAAGATGACACTTCTTAGCAAGGATTTGTATAATAGCAATGGTAAGGATACTGATGATAGCGGTACCGATTCAGCCGAAAACAGAAATAAAATGGAAACTAAGGTGGAAAATGACTTAGAAAAAAAGGCACTTGACTCTTTGGAAAGCATTTATGGTAAAGGAAAAGTTAAAGTTAAGATTAATGCTGATTTGAATTTTGATGCTCAAGAAACAAATAGTCAAACCTATTATGATAATAAAGGAAATCCTAATGATCCTAAGAACCCTACTATAGTTAGTCAGCATAGTCAAGAAAGTTCCAATTCAGAACCACAAAATAGTGCTTCTAGTCCTGTAGATAATAATACTAATTCAAACACTATTACAAATAACACTGGAAATTCTACTTCTACTAGCAAGGATGTTACAACTAACTATGATGTAAGTAGTGAGACAAACAAAATAGTTAAATCCCCTGGAGATGTAAAAAGACTTACGGTTTCAGTTATTGTGGATGGTAAAATTAGTGGAGATACTCAATCTACGCTTAGTAATATAGTTAGTAATGCTGTTGGTTTTGATCAACAAAGAGGAGATACTATAAGTGTAGAAGGGTTACCTTTTGATAATACAGCAGAAGCTGAGGCTAAAAAGGCCCTTAAAGACATGCAAGATGCTCAGAATGCAGCTAATAAGACTAAGCTTTATACAGAAATTGGAATAGCTGCAGGAGTTTTAGGATTAGCTTTAATTATATTCATTATAGTAATGATTAGAAGAAGAGCAAATAGAGAAGATGAAATAGATGAAGATTTAGATGGTACTCAAAATTTTGAAGCTGTAGTTGGTGACGATATTAAGAGAACTAAAACTAAATTTGAACCAATTGATTTTGAAGGCGAAGAAAATGAACAAAGTCATATAGAAAATGAAATCAAAAAATATGCTTCAACTAAGCCAGAACAAGTAGTTGATATTGTAAAAGCTTGGTTGACGAATGAAGAGGGGAGATAA
- a CDS encoding flagellar hook assembly protein FlgD — MADTTNPLNGLSTVKITDNSKTADGTKIVRDTGNTLGQDAFLKILIAEMSHQDPTSQQDSTQYIAQLAQFSSLEQMTNLNRTMTFSGASSLMGGTVTLKQYDDNGVPYRGEVEKVTKDGDNIQVYVKLIDSDGNFVKQEKVDANGNIVRDAKGNIEYETEQVPQTDSNGNVVKDSNGNIVYKTQDVYKVEAFDYSQVNGVSVIKDNIYDTTQKQIDDQIASKSDSSSTTTSSSDTTPSTKTS; from the coding sequence ATGGCTGATACTACTAATCCACTTAATGGATTGAGCACAGTTAAAATTACTGATAACAGTAAAACAGCAGATGGAACCAAAATAGTTCGTGATACAGGTAATACATTGGGACAAGATGCTTTTTTGAAAATACTTATAGCTGAAATGTCTCATCAAGATCCTACAAGTCAGCAGGATTCAACACAATATATAGCCCAATTAGCTCAGTTTTCAAGTCTAGAGCAAATGACTAACCTTAATAGAACCATGACCTTTAGTGGTGCATCTTCGCTTATGGGAGGAACCGTTACCTTAAAGCAATATGATGATAATGGTGTTCCATATAGAGGAGAAGTTGAGAAGGTAACTAAAGATGGTGACAACATTCAGGTATATGTCAAATTGATTGACAGTGATGGAAATTTTGTTAAGCAGGAGAAAGTTGATGCAAATGGGAATATAGTTAGAGATGCAAAAGGAAATATTGAATATGAAACAGAACAAGTGCCACAAACAGATTCAAATGGAAATGTGGTTAAGGATTCAAATGGAAATATAGTTTATAAAACTCAAGATGTATATAAAGTAGAGGCTTTTGATTACAGTCAAGTTAATGGTGTTTCTGTTATTAAGGATAATATATACGATACAACGCAAAAGCAAATAGATGATCAAATAGCATCAAAAAGTGATAGTTCATCTACCACTACAAGTTCATCTGATACTACTCCATCTACTAAAACAAGTTAA
- the fliE gene encoding flagellar hook-basal body complex protein FliE: protein MRVDEFIPDNMKNILAGSLPSNNVIGGNKANEDQNSTGSVDFGSILNEKLQQVNDKQIDADNTTNDFVKGDDVDVHKVMLSTEEAKLSLELAVQMRNKLVDAYQELNRTQL, encoded by the coding sequence ATGAGAGTTGATGAATTTATACCAGATAATATGAAAAATATATTGGCGGGAAGCCTGCCTAGTAATAATGTGATTGGTGGTAACAAGGCAAATGAAGACCAAAATAGTACAGGCAGTGTGGATTTTGGAAGTATATTAAATGAAAAGTTACAACAAGTTAATGACAAGCAAATAGATGCAGATAACACTACCAATGATTTTGTTAAAGGTGACGATGTTGATGTGCACAAAGTAATGTTGTCAACAGAAGAAGCTAAGTTATCTTTAGAACTTGCAGTCCAGATGCGAAATAAGCTAGTTGATGCGTATCAGGAGTTAAATAGAACGCAGTTATAG
- a CDS encoding flagellar basal body-associated FliL family protein, giving the protein MSEKKKDKAEKGGGKSKLIIIVLVAIIVAFLVGALLYFFVLSKKPATTKLQESNTATQQESVEEDTYSFDEIITNLADTDSAKYVKITVAIGFDAKNSKLKEEIEAKEKDIKTPIMRDVIVNVLRSKKAADFTPSGIEEMKKEIKSGINPHLKNGQISSVYFSNLVIQQ; this is encoded by the coding sequence ATGAGTGAGAAGAAAAAAGATAAAGCAGAAAAAGGTGGAGGAAAGTCAAAATTAATAATAATAGTATTAGTAGCAATTATTGTAGCATTTTTAGTTGGTGCACTATTGTATTTCTTTGTATTATCTAAAAAACCTGCAACAACAAAATTACAAGAATCAAATACTGCAACGCAGCAAGAAAGTGTTGAAGAAGATACTTACAGTTTTGATGAAATTATAACTAATCTTGCAGATACTGATTCAGCTAAATATGTAAAAATAACAGTTGCTATCGGTTTTGATGCTAAGAATTCAAAGCTTAAAGAAGAAATTGAAGCTAAAGAAAAAGATATTAAAACACCTATTATGAGAGATGTCATAGTAAATGTTTTAAGAAGCAAAAAAGCAGCAGACTTTACCCCTAGTGGAATTGAAGAAATGAAAAAAGAAATAAAGTCGGGAATAAATCCACACCTTAAAAATGGTCAAATTAGTAGTGTGTATTTTTCAAATTTAGTTATTCAGCAATAA
- a CDS encoding flagellar hook-basal body complex protein: MLRAMTSGISGLKVNQNKFDIIGSNIANSSTTAYKSQSINFSDAMSETIKGASGATANFGGVNPEQITLGAKVSAIITNTTGGSVNTTGRNLDVAVTGGDGYFMTAAGSEMSDETDCIQVSPQEHSITSSPAGVDISYTRDGSFNLDNQGNLVTADGRKVLGYSMIGRNTLYTDSTDTTKNIYGNVVSLTGDQSATTLDADAENGTAYITNAAKGNNDINTSIAKAVDSSPAAGDTILVNKGTVAFVDSNDTDLRADNRYLHTLKIPATVTKVTATRDAVTGNPVYKTQELKVKGFSIGQDGVITANLDDGSAAAIGQVAMASFTNAGGLEKTGGNYVKPSASSGEPMIRSGAYSTKIPGGFLTSAKGEDNSGGYGNIYNGALEMSNVDLAQQFSDMIVASRAYQANGKIITTSDEILQDLVNLKR, translated from the coding sequence ATGTTAAGAGCAATGACGTCAGGTATAAGTGGTCTTAAAGTTAACCAAAATAAATTTGATATAATAGGTAGTAATATAGCCAACTCAAGTACAACAGCTTACAAGAGTCAATCAATTAATTTCTCAGATGCAATGAGTGAAACTATAAAAGGAGCATCTGGTGCAACTGCAAATTTTGGTGGTGTAAACCCAGAGCAAATTACACTGGGAGCCAAAGTTTCTGCAATAATTACAAATACAACAGGTGGAAGTGTTAATACAACAGGTAGAAACTTAGATGTTGCAGTAACAGGTGGAGATGGATATTTTATGACAGCAGCTGGTTCTGAAATGTCTGATGAAACAGATTGTATTCAGGTATCCCCTCAAGAACATAGTATAACTTCATCACCAGCAGGTGTTGATATTTCCTATACAAGAGATGGTTCTTTTAATTTAGATAATCAAGGAAATTTAGTTACAGCAGATGGTAGAAAAGTTTTAGGATATTCTATGATTGGAAGAAATACTCTTTATACAGATAGTACTGATACAACTAAAAATATATATGGAAATGTTGTTAGCTTAACAGGAGATCAATCAGCTACAACTTTAGACGCAGATGCAGAAAACGGAACTGCTTATATAACAAATGCCGCAAAAGGAAATAATGATATAAATACATCTATTGCAAAAGCTGTTGATTCATCTCCAGCAGCAGGAGATACTATATTAGTAAATAAAGGTACAGTTGCTTTTGTTGATTCCAATGATACAGATTTAAGAGCTGATAATAGATATCTTCATACTCTAAAAATACCAGCTACAGTTACAAAGGTTACAGCTACTCGTGATGCAGTAACTGGAAATCCTGTATATAAGACACAAGAGTTAAAGGTAAAAGGTTTTTCTATAGGACAGGATGGAGTTATTACGGCAAATCTTGATGATGGATCAGCAGCAGCTATAGGACAAGTAGCAATGGCATCATTTACGAATGCAGGTGGTCTTGAAAAGACAGGTGGAAACTATGTTAAACCTTCAGCAAGTTCAGGAGAACCAATGATAAGAAGTGGTGCATATAGTACTAAAATTCCTGGTGGATTTCTTACTTCCGCAAAGGGTGAAGATAACAGTGGTGGATATGGAAATATTTATAATGGAGCACTTGAAATGTCAAATGTTGATTTAGCACAGCAATTTTCAGATATGATAGTTGCAAGCAGAGCTTATCAAGCAAATGGTAAGATAATAACAACAAGTGATGAAATACTTCAAGATTTGGTAAATCTTAAGAGATAG